Proteins encoded in a region of the Pseudomonas syringae KCTC 12500 genome:
- a CDS encoding sensor domain-containing diguanylate cyclase — MTVKRFKLRILSFINGQLSAWLIAVLALLVGAALTIMLALADNELYQRQLRQRFDIIAAERFSRLQERLDRQVTRLDTLARFFIYSQQVEPSEFDGFVAPLLIGTQAYAWNPKVLQAERAAFERQSREDGSPGYAIREMDENGALKIAAARNEYFPVRFIQTLSNIPTPAGFDIASEPVRRAALERARLLKRTVATPRIRLLSLEPSDTYGILLVAPVFSIGQPVAQLRGYVTAVISLTQLMNVGTADQDNLAVTMLDLSSPETPEQVYQSPLPAIGSPLYASSLLSLGDRDYLVEVRPTQIFSLNNQIMMPGRVLWLGGLLSLMLSALLYSLISQRQRALQRVAQRTRELRQREQQLRAAHGQLRSVLDAATEVAIIATDLDGLIKTFNVGAQKMLGYAQEDVLGRFRLMDFYQSADLEARASRLSKSRGQSISASQLMFLDAVQDGNHPSQEWILQRSDGSTLVVNMLVTAVRDDQGLWTGYLAVCIDVTEHKRVNQALAEKGQLLKKLGSQVPGGIYQYHLAVDGSARFRYASAGMCELFEVDEEHLLGDSETILRRIQAVDLVRVRSSILISAEHLTPWSEEYRVELPRKGLRWLRAASTPERLADGSVLWHGFVSDITDLKRVEQELRALSVTDVLTGAYNRRYFQDRMQAELKRIDRHGGNLSIIMLDIDHFKRINDRFGHAAGDQVLKAISEKISQRLRSDDVFCRLGGEEFMVICPGTRGAQAYQLALSLREELRKQVIEGVDQVVTGSFGIASWREGEGIDAMLLRADSGVYAAKQAGRDRVEPEQG; from the coding sequence CTCGACACCCTGGCTCGCTTCTTTATCTACTCCCAGCAGGTCGAACCGTCCGAATTCGACGGGTTCGTCGCGCCGTTGCTGATTGGGACACAGGCGTATGCCTGGAACCCGAAGGTGCTGCAGGCCGAGCGGGCGGCTTTTGAAAGGCAGTCGCGTGAGGACGGCTCGCCCGGATATGCCATACGCGAGATGGATGAAAACGGCGCCTTGAAAATCGCTGCGGCACGAAATGAGTATTTCCCGGTTCGATTCATCCAGACCCTCAGCAACATTCCGACGCCAGCGGGGTTCGATATTGCCTCGGAGCCGGTGCGCCGTGCCGCGCTGGAACGTGCGCGGTTGCTGAAACGAACCGTCGCAACGCCGCGTATCCGCCTGTTGTCTCTGGAGCCATCTGACACCTACGGCATTTTGCTGGTCGCGCCCGTGTTCTCGATTGGCCAACCGGTTGCACAATTGAGGGGCTACGTCACCGCAGTGATCAGCCTGACGCAATTGATGAACGTCGGCACGGCAGATCAAGACAACCTTGCCGTGACCATGCTCGACCTGAGTTCGCCGGAAACACCCGAGCAGGTCTACCAGTCGCCGCTCCCTGCGATAGGCAGTCCGCTGTACGCCAGCAGCCTGCTGAGCCTGGGCGACAGGGATTATCTGGTCGAGGTTCGCCCTACGCAGATTTTCAGCCTGAACAACCAGATCATGATGCCTGGCCGGGTGTTGTGGCTTGGAGGGCTTTTGAGCCTGATGCTCAGCGCCTTGCTCTACAGTCTGATCAGCCAGCGTCAGCGCGCCCTGCAACGGGTGGCGCAGCGCACCCGCGAGCTACGCCAGCGCGAGCAGCAATTGAGGGCTGCGCATGGGCAGTTGCGCAGTGTATTGGACGCGGCGACCGAAGTAGCGATCATCGCGACCGATCTTGACGGGCTGATCAAGACGTTCAATGTCGGTGCACAGAAAATGCTCGGCTATGCACAGGAGGATGTGCTGGGCAGGTTCCGCCTCATGGACTTTTACCAGTCAGCCGATCTGGAGGCCCGTGCGAGCCGCTTGAGCAAAAGCCGTGGGCAATCTATCAGCGCCTCGCAACTGATGTTTCTCGATGCCGTGCAGGACGGTAACCACCCTTCGCAGGAGTGGATCCTGCAGCGCAGCGATGGCAGCACGTTGGTGGTGAACATGCTGGTCACTGCGGTGCGTGACGATCAGGGGCTTTGGACCGGGTACCTGGCGGTGTGCATCGACGTCACCGAGCACAAGCGCGTCAATCAGGCCCTGGCCGAGAAGGGGCAATTGCTGAAAAAGCTTGGCTCGCAAGTGCCAGGCGGCATTTACCAGTACCACCTGGCCGTCGATGGCAGCGCACGTTTCAGGTACGCCAGCGCCGGCATGTGCGAACTGTTCGAGGTGGACGAAGAGCATCTGCTGGGCGATTCCGAAACTATCCTGCGACGCATACAGGCGGTGGACCTGGTGCGGGTCAGAAGCTCCATTCTGATCAGTGCCGAACACCTGACACCGTGGAGCGAAGAGTACCGCGTCGAGCTGCCACGCAAAGGGCTGCGCTGGTTACGCGCGGCGTCAACGCCCGAACGCCTGGCCGATGGCAGCGTGCTCTGGCATGGCTTTGTATCGGATATCACCGACCTCAAGCGCGTCGAGCAGGAGTTGCGTGCGCTGTCGGTCACCGATGTACTGACCGGTGCCTACAATAGGCGCTACTTTCAGGACCGGATGCAGGCCGAGCTGAAAAGAATCGACCGGCACGGCGGTAACCTGTCGATCATCATGCTCGATATCGATCACTTCAAACGCATCAATGACCGCTTTGGGCATGCCGCAGGTGATCAGGTGCTCAAGGCCATCTCGGAAAAGATCAGCCAGCGGCTGCGCAGCGACGATGTGTTCTGCCGTCTGGGTGGTGAAGAGTTCATGGTGATCTGCCCCGGAACGCGGGGTGCCCAGGCCTATCAACTGGCACTGAGCCTGCGCGAGGAACTGCGCAAGCAGGTTATCGAAGGCGTCGATCAGGTGGTCACAGGCAGCTTCGGGATCGCCAGCTGGCGCGAGGGTGAGGGTATCGACGCGATGTTGCTGCGCGCCGACTCCGGAGTCTACGCCGCCAAACAGGCCGGTCGCGACCGGGTAGAGCCCGAGCAGGGCTGA
- the dacB gene encoding D-alanyl-D-alanine carboxypeptidase/D-alanyl-D-alanine endopeptidase — translation MIKSLRPLLLASLLLPLALPSYAAVINTTLPPKVQQAMKASKLGDDALSLVMLPLNGPGTPTVFNADVSVNPASTMKLITTYAALEMLGPTHQWKTEFFTDGTLSNGVLRGNLYLKGGGDPKLNMEKLWLLMRDLRANGVQQVTGDLVLDRSHFVQPQLPVFNDDGNDDNKPFLVKPDALMVNLKALRFVTRNDDGRILVSVEPPIASIRIDNQVKASASKQCTGDVRYNPVTQADGSVNVTVTGQLGNGCNSQTYLSLLDHPTYAAGAVRAIWQELGGTIQGKDRVGVLPGNAKLLAKAFSPDLVEVIRDINKFSNNTMAQQLFLSLGEEFRNEADGDDGKAAQRVIRQWLAKKGITAPHLVMENGSGLSRAERVSAREMAVILQAAWRSPYAAEFMSSMPLAGLDGTMRKRLKRTPLLGEAHIKTGTLNTVRAIAGFSRDSNGNTWAVVAILNDPRPFGASSILDEVLVDLYRQPKLTNTTVSIQQ, via the coding sequence ATGATCAAGTCGCTACGTCCATTGTTGCTCGCGTCACTCCTTTTGCCCCTGGCTCTGCCCTCCTACGCCGCCGTCATCAACACCACGCTGCCCCCCAAGGTTCAACAGGCCATGAAAGCCAGCAAACTCGGCGATGACGCACTGTCGCTGGTGATGTTGCCGCTCAATGGCCCCGGCACGCCCACCGTGTTCAACGCAGACGTCTCGGTCAATCCGGCTTCCACCATGAAGCTGATCACCACCTACGCGGCCCTGGAAATGCTCGGCCCGACCCACCAGTGGAAAACCGAATTCTTCACCGACGGCACCCTGAGCAATGGCGTGCTGCGCGGCAACCTGTACCTCAAGGGCGGCGGCGATCCCAAGCTGAATATGGAAAAGCTCTGGCTGCTGATGCGTGACCTGCGGGCCAATGGCGTGCAGCAGGTGACCGGCGACCTGGTACTGGACCGCAGTCATTTCGTGCAACCGCAATTGCCGGTGTTCAACGATGACGGCAATGACGACAACAAGCCGTTTCTGGTCAAGCCAGACGCACTGATGGTCAACCTCAAGGCGCTGCGCTTCGTGACCCGCAATGATGACGGCAGGATTCTGGTCTCGGTCGAGCCGCCGATTGCCAGCATCCGCATTGATAATCAGGTCAAGGCAAGCGCCTCGAAACAATGCACCGGGGATGTGCGCTATAACCCTGTCACGCAGGCCGATGGCAGCGTCAACGTGACGGTCACCGGCCAGCTGGGCAATGGCTGCAACTCACAGACCTACCTGTCACTGCTGGACCACCCCACCTATGCAGCTGGCGCAGTGCGGGCCATCTGGCAGGAACTGGGCGGCACCATTCAGGGCAAGGACCGCGTTGGCGTGCTGCCCGGCAATGCCAAGCTGCTGGCCAAGGCCTTTTCTCCGGATCTGGTGGAAGTCATTCGTGACATCAACAAATTCAGCAACAACACCATGGCCCAGCAACTGTTCCTGAGCCTGGGCGAAGAGTTCCGCAACGAAGCTGACGGTGACGACGGCAAAGCCGCACAGCGTGTCATCCGTCAGTGGCTGGCGAAGAAAGGCATCACCGCGCCGCATCTGGTCATGGAGAATGGCTCCGGGCTGTCGCGGGCCGAGCGTGTCAGCGCGCGTGAAATGGCGGTGATCCTGCAAGCGGCGTGGCGTAGCCCCTATGCTGCCGAGTTCATGAGCTCGATGCCGCTGGCAGGTCTGGACGGCACCATGCGCAAGCGACTCAAGCGCACCCCGCTGCTCGGCGAGGCGCACATCAAGACCGGCACCCTGAATACCGTGCGTGCGATTGCCGGCTTCAGCCGCGACAGCAACGGCAACACCTGGGCCGTCGTGGCGATTCTCAACGACCCGCGTCCGTTCGGCGCATCCTCGATACTCGACGAGGTACTGGTCGATCTGTATCGGCAGCCCAAGCTGACCAACACCACGGTCTCGATCCAGCAATAA
- a CDS encoding YggL family protein, with protein MATNRSRRLRKKLCVDEFQELGFELNLDFKQELDDKAIDAFLDAFLKEAMEANGLGYVGGDDFGLVCLSKRGSVSEEQRAAVEAWLKGRSELTEVTVSPLIDVWYPEKEINPAA; from the coding sequence ATGGCCACTAACCGCTCCCGCCGTCTGCGCAAAAAACTGTGTGTGGACGAGTTCCAGGAATTGGGTTTTGAACTGAACCTGGACTTCAAGCAAGAGCTGGACGACAAGGCAATCGATGCTTTCCTTGACGCTTTCCTGAAAGAAGCAATGGAAGCCAACGGTCTTGGCTATGTGGGCGGCGACGACTTCGGTCTGGTTTGCCTGAGCAAGCGTGGCTCGGTCAGCGAAGAGCAGCGTGCTGCTGTCGAAGCCTGGCTCAAGGGCCGCAGCGAACTGACAGAAGTCACTGTCAGCCCGCTGATCGACGTCTGGTACCCGGAAAAGGAAATCAATCCGGCCGCCTGA
- a CDS encoding helix-turn-helix domain-containing protein produces MEFQEAFGITLRRLRLSKGLTQEAFYDVVSESYVSRLEKGKRTPTWALMTEIALVLEMDPLILITLAVAEQRQVNASELADSVALGVKNLVG; encoded by the coding sequence GTGGAATTTCAAGAAGCTTTTGGCATCACGTTGCGTAGGTTGAGGCTTTCAAAGGGCCTTACCCAAGAAGCGTTCTATGATGTCGTGTCGGAAAGCTACGTGAGCAGGCTGGAAAAAGGAAAGCGGACCCCGACGTGGGCTCTTATGACCGAGATCGCGCTCGTTCTGGAAATGGATCCCCTCATTCTTATCACCCTTGCAGTCGCAGAACAGCGCCAGGTCAACGCGTCAGAGCTGGCTGATAGCGTGGCTCTAGGGGTCAAAAACCTAGTGGGTTGA